A stretch of Clostridium formicaceticum DNA encodes these proteins:
- a CDS encoding type II secretion system protein → MGKKEFFYNKKGFTLVEIIVSLALLGMIAIMILPIFVFGIKSSTFHRTTMSAAQIASNQLEWLRTLDYDDELGLVGGYTPSGIVNENLFQNKLNTDPYIIDGVEYRVRTRISWEDDVSVTGRQVDDARKKVDVIVYAYNPFTKAEGEYSLLGTMFTFEGQENPTTPGIRVYVSLGDAPGAGVHRVLIEMTGDAANLTFTDVNGRAVFPNLPQGVGNYFIRPLSWDHPRKMMVRPHNVEDVSNYNDQRWVYSRKAVGVPSDVSFCVDFPGYLQFFNNTIPNFLIWLKPYGTEADGIREPNPAPTPPRRSGLTTSLEKLKEKHLELWPHWQYEYQLISSAGSPLNSYYLATKEDGFWQELQQKFSFNTPTNNEVTKDVLLHMGFKHVDKNISSLIESEKVKHGDIVIIEEDDAGNEIETHELPYIRMELSFTDALDITDSIQLQFSDEEVFQGNVWEYNLEDDRVTIFKNDSLMDLENWNDLDYIRKHYINRQESDPRRVDYSIERNHNKLIITILDTDFDNSASADFYSFVNETSSDQLYINIPNPEDNDFNKAIKSVDGIPLWGYTLSDGAIDISNSKSYGFLMIKESKETDIVKRYRP, encoded by the coding sequence ATGGGTAAAAAAGAATTTTTTTATAATAAAAAAGGCTTTACACTGGTTGAAATAATCGTCTCTTTAGCATTATTAGGAATGATTGCGATTATGATTTTGCCAATCTTTGTTTTTGGAATAAAAAGCAGTACTTTTCATCGCACTACCATGTCCGCGGCCCAAATTGCCAGTAATCAGCTAGAGTGGTTAAGAACGTTGGATTACGATGATGAGCTTGGATTGGTGGGAGGCTATACTCCTAGCGGAATCGTTAATGAAAATTTGTTTCAAAATAAGTTAAATACAGACCCATATATAATAGATGGAGTTGAATATCGAGTTAGAACCAGGATATCTTGGGAAGATGATGTTAGTGTAACAGGGCGTCAGGTGGATGATGCACGAAAAAAAGTTGATGTTATTGTATATGCCTACAATCCCTTCACAAAAGCAGAGGGGGAGTATTCGCTTCTAGGAACGATGTTTACCTTTGAGGGGCAGGAAAATCCGACTACCCCAGGAATCAGAGTGTATGTATCTTTAGGAGACGCTCCAGGAGCTGGGGTACATCGAGTTCTTATTGAGATGACAGGTGATGCAGCTAATTTGACATTTACTGATGTTAATGGTAGGGCTGTGTTTCCTAATTTACCTCAGGGTGTTGGCAACTATTTTATCAGACCACTATCTTGGGATCATCCTAGAAAGATGATGGTGAGACCGCATAATGTAGAAGATGTATCTAATTATAATGACCAACGGTGGGTTTATAGCCGTAAAGCAGTAGGTGTTCCAAGTGATGTTTCCTTTTGCGTAGATTTTCCTGGATACCTTCAATTTTTTAACAATACAATACCAAACTTCCTGATTTGGCTGAAGCCTTATGGTACCGAGGCTGATGGTATACGTGAACCAAACCCAGCTCCAACGCCACCAAGAAGGTCAGGATTGACAACTTCTTTAGAGAAATTGAAGGAAAAACACTTAGAATTATGGCCTCATTGGCAGTATGAATATCAACTCATTAGTTCTGCTGGCAGTCCACTTAATAGTTATTATCTAGCAACAAAAGAAGATGGTTTTTGGCAGGAATTGCAGCAAAAATTTTCTTTTAATACACCTACAAATAATGAAGTAACAAAGGATGTACTTCTGCATATGGGCTTTAAGCATGTAGATAAAAATATAAGCAGTTTGATAGAGTCTGAAAAAGTAAAGCATGGTGACATAGTAATTATTGAAGAAGATGATGCTGGTAATGAAATAGAAACACATGAATTACCATACATTAGGATGGAGTTATCTTTTACTGATGCGTTAGATATCACTGACTCAATTCAACTCCAATTCAGCGATGAAGAGGTTTTTCAAGGAAATGTTTGGGAGTACAATCTCGAAGATGATCGAGTAACTATATTTAAAAACGACAGTTTAATGGATCTAGAAAACTGGAACGACTTAGATTATATAAGGAAACATTACATTAACAGGCAGGAATCAGATCCTAGAAGAGTGGATTATTCTATAGAACGTAATCATAACAAACTGATTATTACTATTTTAGACACTGATTTTGATAATAGTGCTTCTGCTGATTTTTATTCTTTCGTCAATGAGACTTCATCGGATCAGTTATATATTAACATACCAAATCCTGAAGACAATGACTTTAATAAAGCTATAAAATCTGTGGATGGAATACCTCTGTGGGGTTATACACTGAGTGATGGGGCAATAGATATCTCCAACAGTAAGTCTTATGGTTTTTTAATGATTAAAGAAAGCAAAGAAACAGATATAGTGAAAAGATATCGACCATAG
- a CDS encoding PulJ/GspJ family protein — protein sequence MLLNYKKPILKKSQTVSGFTLVEVILASALTVIVLTVVYNMLFFGMFTYEGVRESSLVSIEIQPVIAQVERDVRQARKPNDTQNSVVRINGHELIVHTDITGDGKPEQIRYKIESGELKRSYRIPQGSQYPYTYSGNYNNEKVLIRNIINSDVFPMPYDPDPFNPAIHDKERKEKVTEPEHEYSPPDHRRKLNIRLVIDDPTVRGGNIEIHKFLMSRSRVEAD from the coding sequence ATGCTTCTAAACTACAAGAAACCAATATTAAAAAAATCTCAAACCGTATCAGGGTTTACTTTGGTTGAAGTGATATTGGCATCAGCTCTTACTGTGATAGTCTTAACAGTTGTCTACAATATGTTGTTTTTTGGTATGTTCACCTATGAAGGTGTAAGAGAAAGCAGTCTCGTATCTATAGAAATACAGCCAGTCATTGCTCAGGTTGAAAGAGACGTTAGACAGGCAAGAAAGCCTAATGATACACAAAACTCAGTTGTACGTATTAATGGACATGAATTAATTGTACACACAGATATCACTGGGGATGGAAAACCTGAACAGATTCGATATAAGATAGAATCAGGTGAATTAAAAAGAAGCTATCGTATTCCACAAGGAAGTCAATATCCCTATACTTATTCAGGTAATTATAATAATGAAAAGGTATTGATAAGGAACATTATCAATAGCGATGTTTTTCCTATGCCTTATGATCCCGATCCTTTTAACCCAGCTATTCATGATAAAGAGCGTAAAGAAAAAGTTACTGAACCTGAACATGAATATAGCCCTCCCGACCATAGAAGAAAGCTGAACATAAGGCTTGTTATTGATGATCCAACAGTGCGTGGTGGGAATATTGAAATCCATAAATTTTTAATGTCAAGAAGTCGTGTAGAAGCTGACTGA
- a CDS encoding prepilin peptidase yields MGIIIGSFLNVCIYRIPKNQSIVYPSSHCSSCNRSLQVMDLIPIFSYFILKGKCRYCRHKISLRYPMVELLTGIVFVLLLYKYDFSIDLLFYLILVSTLICISFIDYDHQIIPDGLVLLGFAAGLIYKLVLYYFINVPIEFLNSILGFLVGGGFFLLIAVVSKGGMGGGDIKLIAMLGFWIGWQDVILISFLAFIIGSIVSIILLITKIKSRKDAIPFGPFIAISSLIVILYKNYLLVHYMNLVM; encoded by the coding sequence ATGGGCATAATCATTGGTTCTTTTTTAAATGTATGTATTTATAGAATACCTAAAAATCAATCCATTGTTTACCCTTCATCTCACTGCTCAAGTTGTAATAGATCATTGCAGGTCATGGATTTAATTCCAATCTTCAGTTATTTTATACTGAAGGGGAAATGTAGGTATTGCAGACATAAGATTTCTCTGCGATATCCTATGGTAGAATTATTAACAGGTATTGTTTTTGTTTTGTTACTTTATAAATATGATTTTAGTATTGATTTGCTTTTTTATCTCATATTAGTCAGTACTTTAATTTGTATTTCTTTTATTGACTACGATCATCAAATCATACCTGATGGACTTGTTCTATTAGGTTTTGCAGCAGGATTGATATATAAATTAGTTTTATATTATTTTATAAATGTGCCTATAGAATTCCTAAACAGTATACTAGGTTTTTTAGTAGGAGGAGGGTTCTTTTTATTGATTGCTGTTGTTTCAAAAGGTGGTATGGGTGGCGGTGATATTAAGTTAATAGCTATGTTAGGATTTTGGATTGGCTGGCAGGACGTTATCCTTATCTCTTTTCTAGCCTTTATTATAGGTAGTATTGTTTCTATAATATTGCTAATTACCAAAATAAAATCCCGAAAAGATGCTATACCTTTTGGCCCCTTCATTGCAATATCTAGTTTAATTGTTATCCTTTATAAAAATTATCTTTTAGTACATTATATGAACTTGGTCATGTGA
- the pilM gene encoding type IV pilus assembly protein PilM translates to MKSFKLKSFKSFSKNKDVLVLDLGSHSVKVIIGKYEKSKVIVSNAFTVPIPLDCYRDGKIVNMLEVKEVLKKALEENHVKTKATICTIESSFVITREILLPVVQEEELKEMIQYEVGQYLPIELDKYVIQHKMMEEVTEENISKYRILVVALPVEIAWSHFELLEFLDLSPVALDLHANAICKIFNADAAINDTETIESKTIAVIDLGYSHINVIIIENGIYKFNRMIDLGAGDMDTVIANYLNLDLKEVEEQKLALKSVFAGMEEAAVSNEPISLEKSSALEMTLDVIKSTLDNWIDEINRVFKYYTSRSAGNRIDGIFIYGGNTGFKGLDQYMTHTFGIPTAKVNGIKNVEMLHQPTVDDLPIYLNAIAALIRK, encoded by the coding sequence TTGAAAAGTTTTAAATTGAAAAGCTTTAAATCATTTAGCAAAAACAAAGATGTGCTAGTATTGGATCTAGGAAGTCACAGTGTAAAAGTTATCATAGGAAAATATGAAAAAAGTAAAGTCATTGTTTCTAATGCTTTTACTGTTCCTATTCCACTGGATTGTTATAGAGATGGTAAAATTGTAAACATGCTGGAGGTAAAGGAAGTTTTAAAAAAGGCATTAGAGGAAAACCATGTAAAAACAAAAGCAACAATTTGCACCATAGAAAGTAGTTTCGTTATTACAAGAGAAATCCTGCTGCCAGTGGTGCAGGAGGAAGAATTAAAGGAGATGATCCAATATGAAGTGGGGCAATATTTGCCTATCGAATTAGATAAATATGTAATACAGCATAAGATGATGGAAGAAGTTACAGAAGAAAATATAAGTAAGTATAGAATACTGGTGGTGGCTTTGCCTGTAGAAATTGCATGGAGTCATTTTGAATTGCTTGAGTTTTTGGATTTATCTCCTGTGGCACTAGATCTTCATGCTAATGCAATTTGTAAGATTTTTAATGCTGATGCAGCTATAAATGACACTGAAACCATCGAAAGTAAAACCATTGCGGTAATTGATTTAGGCTATAGTCACATCAATGTAATTATTATCGAAAATGGTATTTATAAATTCAATAGAATGATTGACTTAGGTGCAGGGGATATGGATACAGTGATTGCAAATTATTTAAATCTTGATTTGAAAGAAGTTGAAGAACAAAAGCTGGCGCTTAAAAGTGTGTTTGCTGGTATGGAAGAGGCTGCTGTTTCAAATGAACCAATATCTTTAGAAAAATCCTCTGCTTTAGAAATGACGCTTGATGTAATTAAATCTACTTTAGACAATTGGATTGACGAAATCAATCGCGTGTTTAAATATTATACCAGTAGAAGTGCGGGAAATAGAATTGATGGAATTTTTATTTATGGGGGCAATACTGGTTTTAAGGGGTTAGATCAATATATGACACATACCTTTGGCATTCCTACTGCTAAAGTCAATGGTATCAAGAATGTGGAGATGCTTCATCAGCCAACAGTAGATGACCTGCCAATATATCTTAATGCCATTGCTGCATTAATCAGAAAGTAA
- a CDS encoding PilN domain-containing protein, with protein sequence MRDFNFFEPYIKEPEKTNSKRLVTLSVLTIVGFMMIFYPVKNFYEVKTLQKEIAALNEVLEAPENIHKLQHIEVLGIELAELKEKQQLFNDLQTSMEEQEIISDLLIQWILQEIPHDIYFDSINVTEDEIQIQSKAPHKFVIAQMEHNLRHSIHFDEVFIPSITENNGYYSFSITFKAKDVTADGVE encoded by the coding sequence ATGAGGGACTTTAACTTTTTTGAACCCTACATAAAGGAGCCAGAAAAAACAAATAGTAAGCGTTTGGTTACTTTGAGTGTGCTGACGATTGTAGGTTTTATGATGATATTTTATCCTGTAAAGAACTTTTATGAAGTAAAAACCCTGCAGAAGGAGATTGCTGCTTTAAATGAAGTATTAGAAGCACCTGAGAATATTCATAAGCTACAGCATATAGAAGTTTTGGGTATTGAACTAGCGGAACTAAAGGAAAAGCAACAGCTTTTTAATGATTTACAAACCAGTATGGAGGAACAGGAAATTATTAGTGATTTATTAATTCAATGGATTTTACAGGAGATTCCTCATGACATCTATTTTGATTCGATAAATGTCACCGAGGATGAAATCCAAATACAGAGTAAAGCCCCTCATAAATTTGTCATTGCTCAGATGGAACACAATTTGCGGCACTCCATTCATTTTGATGAGGTGTTTATTCCCTCCATCACAGAAAATAATGGATACTATAGTTTTTCCATTACATTCAAAGCAAAGGATGTGACTGCTGATGGTGTTGAATAG
- a CDS encoding S-layer homology domain-containing protein has translation MKKKKGIIFLVSCIIISLLLNSAFVFGDKKQEEKDRESGYEDGLRWGETAGAIQGYRDRMNSQRNNWERAYKDIRSKVVADYNLKSQSYAYSSSFEEGFKEGFEIGYERGFKDIAYDSKMSATEIGELHGVFFGRMLGEKYGRQDYHQNLESNWQRHLPTESSLIAEYNLRNDAKEYSDGFLEAYKEGFEEAYLYAYRISNYDVQRVTKEYGISDGIEAGQQAGAALGVTYYIEGKGNSWQNAYNFYEAQQPLLTRFLLLREAPQYRLGFVEGFKEGFRASFVEAYQSLNMQVATENINLKKISMFEEVIEYIEKTFNYVNGEEEENEVKLAELAIEAGTIYRETYMGLIKEEGSFNGYYNKYEPATKVFEVKILNDLNQIQLRKPMKLSFEYFGTDRAGVYQQINNQWMYQYSQLENGKITTEIPASLYRGGKYVVLIDDHYQELIDIQTHWARKELYTFLRRGYIQGNQERRYAPDNPMTRGEFLILLSKIQNWNKSDDMKNAAVFKDFDSFGGYSQVIDYAVGRGYIRGYSDNTFQPNHPISYVEIEESMKKVLSDSDFNWNDFAEKMMYEKYTRSKSRMDKNQPMSKAEVVYMLHELQSYRRL, from the coding sequence TTGAAAAAAAAGAAAGGGATCATTTTTTTGGTTTCATGTATTATCATCAGTCTCCTTCTAAATAGTGCTTTTGTTTTTGGCGATAAAAAGCAGGAGGAAAAGGATCGTGAAAGTGGTTATGAGGATGGATTACGATGGGGAGAAACCGCTGGAGCCATTCAAGGTTATAGAGATAGAATGAACAGCCAGAGGAACAACTGGGAGCGGGCTTATAAGGATATAAGATCAAAGGTAGTAGCTGATTATAATTTAAAGAGTCAGTCTTATGCTTATAGCAGCAGCTTCGAAGAGGGCTTTAAAGAGGGCTTTGAAATTGGCTATGAAAGAGGCTTTAAAGATATTGCCTATGATAGTAAAATGAGTGCGACGGAAATTGGGGAACTCCACGGTGTTTTTTTTGGCAGGATGTTGGGAGAAAAATATGGACGGCAGGATTATCATCAAAACCTAGAAAGCAATTGGCAGAGGCATCTGCCTACTGAAAGTTCCCTTATTGCAGAATACAATTTAAGAAACGATGCAAAGGAGTATTCTGATGGTTTTTTAGAGGCTTATAAAGAAGGGTTTGAAGAAGCATACCTTTATGCTTACCGTATTTCCAACTATGATGTTCAAAGGGTTACTAAGGAATATGGCATAAGTGATGGCATCGAAGCAGGACAGCAGGCAGGAGCAGCCCTTGGTGTTACTTATTATATTGAAGGAAAAGGAAACAGCTGGCAGAATGCTTATAATTTCTATGAAGCCCAGCAACCCCTACTGACGAGGTTTTTACTACTAAGAGAGGCGCCTCAGTACCGTCTTGGTTTTGTAGAAGGGTTTAAGGAGGGCTTTAGAGCTAGCTTTGTCGAGGCCTATCAATCTCTAAATATGCAGGTAGCTACGGAAAACATCAATTTGAAAAAAATCAGTATGTTTGAAGAAGTAATCGAATACATAGAAAAGACCTTTAATTATGTAAATGGTGAGGAGGAAGAAAATGAAGTAAAGTTAGCAGAGTTAGCGATTGAAGCCGGCACGATTTATAGGGAAACCTATATGGGCCTTATAAAGGAAGAAGGCTCCTTCAATGGATATTATAATAAATATGAACCAGCTACGAAGGTTTTTGAGGTGAAAATACTGAATGATTTAAATCAAATACAATTAAGGAAGCCCATGAAGTTGAGTTTTGAATATTTTGGTACGGATCGAGCAGGGGTTTATCAACAGATTAACAACCAGTGGATGTATCAATATAGTCAACTAGAGAATGGTAAAATCACTACAGAAATACCAGCCTCCCTCTATCGAGGCGGGAAATATGTGGTATTAATTGATGATCATTACCAGGAATTAATAGATATTCAAACCCATTGGGCTAGAAAAGAACTATATACCTTTTTAAGAAGAGGATATATTCAGGGAAATCAAGAGAGAAGGTATGCCCCCGACAATCCTATGACAAGAGGAGAGTTTCTTATACTTCTATCTAAGATTCAAAATTGGAATAAGTCGGATGATATGAAAAATGCAGCTGTATTTAAAGATTTTGATAGTTTTGGGGGCTACAGCCAAGTGATTGATTATGCAGTAGGCAGGGGTTATATAAGGGGTTACAGCGATAATACTTTTCAGCCTAATCATCCTATAAGTTATGTGGAAATAGAAGAGAGTATGAAAAAAGTCCTTAGCGACAGTGACTTTAACTGGAATGATTTCGCAGAAAAAATGATGTACGAAAAATACACCCGCTCAAAAAGTCGTATGGATAAAAACCAACCGATGTCTAAGGCAGAGGTGGTTTATATGCTCCATGAACTACAAAGCTATCGAAGACTGTAA
- a CDS encoding pilus assembly FimT family protein produces MKDRRGFTFIELIVTVAVLAILLLVALPGCNGLYHRFLLKTTADEMKSALYLAQQYSIDESRDYCFELFDDIFRIREPKIGGEIAYRQKIDEKIKVLPGYSSDVTYNCHGITPYSKFVLANRRGERVQVEVMLGTGRVRVSDIY; encoded by the coding sequence ATGAAGGATCGAAGAGGATTTACCTTTATTGAGTTAATAGTAACTGTAGCCGTTTTAGCTATCCTTCTTTTGGTGGCTTTGCCTGGTTGTAATGGTTTATATCACAGGTTTCTTTTGAAAACCACTGCTGATGAAATGAAAAGCGCTCTCTACTTAGCACAGCAGTATAGTATAGACGAGTCAAGGGATTATTGTTTTGAATTGTTTGATGATATCTTTAGAATAAGGGAACCAAAAATCGGGGGGGAGATAGCTTATAGGCAAAAAATAGATGAGAAAATTAAAGTATTACCTGGATACAGCTCAGACGTCACTTACAATTGTCATGGCATTACACCCTATAGCAAGTTTGTACTAGCCAACAGAAGGGGAGAACGAGTTCAAGTCGAAGTGATGCTGGGGACTGGCAGGGTGAGAGTGTCTGATATTTATTGA
- a CDS encoding PilW family protein, with amino-acid sequence MKIFHSNRGITLVEVLLAMTLFAIILMSLITILTQYISYYRDYHERLAIKQSTRLALNYIEKRIRECNHQQMIYHAESQTIEGQNSMQERVWVDLSGQIRYEENTLLYFNRTTGELRVNKNKEHNVLVRNIKEIIIREIIEGRLIEIEVIAAGLDYSVKTSIRLCYW; translated from the coding sequence TTGAAAATATTTCATAGTAATCGAGGAATTACTTTAGTAGAGGTTTTGTTGGCGATGACTTTATTTGCTATCATTCTGATGAGCTTAATAACTATCTTAACACAATATATTAGCTACTATAGAGATTATCATGAAAGATTAGCTATAAAACAAAGTACACGATTGGCTTTAAATTATATTGAAAAACGTATCAGAGAATGTAACCACCAACAAATGATTTATCATGCAGAAAGTCAAACCATAGAAGGACAAAATAGTATGCAGGAGAGGGTTTGGGTTGACTTAAGCGGACAAATAAGGTATGAAGAAAATACGTTGTTATACTTTAATAGAACCACAGGAGAACTAAGAGTCAATAAAAACAAAGAACACAATGTTTTGGTCAGGAATATTAAGGAGATTATCATCAGGGAGATTATAGAAGGAAGACTGATAGAAATAGAAGTCATTGCCGCTGGATTAGACTATTCAGTGAAAACAAGCATAAGACTATGCTATTGGTAG
- a CDS encoding late competence development ComFB family protein, with protein sequence MEVRNYMEVVVQHLLPGILKRNPEVCSCERCIADIKAIALNSLPPKYIASESGEVYSKIHALSLQFEVDVTNAILHAMNKVKNKPQH encoded by the coding sequence ATGGAGGTTAGAAATTATATGGAGGTTGTCGTACAGCATTTGTTACCAGGGATTTTAAAACGTAATCCAGAGGTATGTAGTTGTGAGAGATGTATAGCAGATATAAAAGCTATAGCACTAAATTCCCTGCCACCTAAATATATAGCCTCTGAATCAGGGGAAGTTTATTCGAAAATTCATGCTTTGTCGCTTCAATTTGAGGTGGATGTTACTAATGCGATTCTTCATGCTATGAACAAAGTAAAGAACAAGCCTCAACATTAA
- the aroQ gene encoding type II 3-dehydroquinate dehydratase yields the protein MEKYLVIHGPNLNLLGTREPEVYGTMTLNQVNEKLLEEAEKNSVELDIIQSNDEGEIIHLLHKHGDLQGVIINPAAYSHYSVAIHDAIKSISIPVVEVHLSNIHSREEFRRKSVTAAACIGQISGFGYHSYLLGLYALIHHNQS from the coding sequence TTGGAAAAATATTTAGTAATTCACGGACCGAATTTAAATCTTCTCGGAACACGAGAGCCAGAGGTTTATGGCACAATGACATTAAACCAGGTAAATGAAAAATTACTAGAGGAAGCTGAAAAAAACAGTGTAGAATTGGACATAATTCAAAGTAATGATGAGGGTGAGATTATTCATTTACTGCATAAGCACGGAGACCTACAAGGAGTTATTATTAACCCAGCAGCCTATAGTCATTATAGTGTGGCCATCCATGATGCTATAAAGTCCATCAGTATTCCTGTTGTAGAAGTACATTTAAGTAATATTCATAGTAGAGAGGAATTTAGAAGAAAGTCGGTTACGGCGGCAGCTTGTATTGGTCAAATTAGTGGTTTTGGCTACCATAGTTACCTATTAGGACTCTATGCACTTATTCATCATAACCAATCATAG
- a CDS encoding M24 family metallopeptidase has protein sequence MNRRISKLRELLDEKQIEAVLIFKPENRRYFSNFTGTTGFVLVTKSEAKLITDFRYIEQAKSQCMGYEIVEISRFEPLTTIIEKMNLKSLGIEEEFFTYGHAIDFLSKLRGMKLEALEGALTKIRAVKSQEEITCIATAAVLADKAFLHVLPYIKPGVLEREIALELEFFMRKNGASGASFEFIVASGVRSSLPHGVASKKAIEAGDFVTLDYGCIYEGYCSDMTRTVVVGKANDKQKEIYSTVLQAQETALQAVKPGVTGRQLDKIARQIIEDQGYGEYFGHGLGHGVGLEIHELPHVNMIGNISMEPGMVITIEPGIYIPDFGGVRIEDLVIVEDHGYQVLSKTPKELIEIQI, from the coding sequence ATGAATAGAAGAATCAGCAAGCTAAGGGAACTATTAGATGAAAAACAAATAGAGGCTGTACTTATTTTTAAGCCAGAAAACAGAAGATATTTTTCAAATTTCACTGGTACTACAGGTTTTGTGCTTGTTACGAAGTCAGAGGCAAAACTTATTACAGATTTTAGATATATTGAGCAAGCAAAAAGCCAATGTATGGGCTATGAAATTGTAGAAATCAGCAGATTTGAACCTCTAACCACCATTATTGAAAAAATGAATCTTAAGAGCCTAGGGATCGAGGAGGAGTTTTTTACTTACGGACATGCTATAGATTTTTTATCAAAGTTAAGAGGCATGAAACTAGAGGCACTAGAGGGGGCTTTAACCAAAATTAGAGCTGTTAAGTCTCAAGAAGAAATAACCTGTATTGCCACAGCTGCTGTTTTGGCTGACAAAGCTTTTCTTCATGTTTTACCCTATATAAAGCCAGGGGTACTGGAGAGGGAAATAGCATTGGAGCTAGAATTTTTTATGCGAAAAAATGGTGCTTCTGGTGCTAGCTTTGAATTTATTGTGGCTTCAGGGGTAAGATCATCCCTACCCCATGGTGTTGCATCAAAAAAAGCTATTGAAGCAGGAGACTTTGTTACACTAGATTATGGTTGTATCTACGAAGGTTATTGTTCAGATATGACTAGAACTGTTGTTGTTGGAAAAGCTAATGATAAGCAAAAAGAAATCTATTCTACTGTGCTTCAAGCGCAAGAAACCGCCCTACAGGCAGTAAAACCAGGTGTTACAGGGAGACAACTTGATAAAATTGCTAGACAAATCATTGAAGACCAAGGCTATGGCGAATACTTTGGGCATGGATTAGGCCACGGTGTAGGTTTAGAAATTCATGAATTGCCCCATGTCAATATGATAGGGAATATTTCAATGGAGCCCGGTATGGTGATTACAATAGAACCTGGTATTTATATACCTGATTTTGGTGGGGTTAGAATAGAGGACTTGGTCATTGTGGAGGATCACGGGTATCAAGTTTTATCAAAAACTCCAAAAGAGTTGATTGAAATTCAAATATAA
- the efp gene encoding elongation factor P encodes MISAGDFRKGVTFEMNGEPFVVLDFQHVKPGKGAAFVRTKYKNLKTGATREEAFNPSDKFPRAHIETKEMQYLYNDGELYYFMDNETFEQTPLTLDEVEDAIKFLKENENATIKFYQGKAFQVDPPNFVELEVTAADPGVKGDTASNVTKSATLETGAVIQVPLFVNEGDKVRVDTRTGDYMSRV; translated from the coding sequence ATGATTTCAGCAGGAGATTTTAGAAAGGGCGTTACTTTTGAAATGAATGGAGAACCATTTGTTGTACTAGATTTTCAACATGTTAAACCTGGAAAAGGAGCAGCTTTTGTTCGAACAAAGTATAAAAACTTAAAAACAGGAGCCACAAGAGAAGAAGCTTTTAACCCTTCTGATAAATTTCCACGTGCCCATATTGAAACAAAAGAAATGCAATATCTTTACAATGATGGAGAGTTGTATTATTTTATGGACAATGAGACCTTTGAGCAAACACCACTAACATTAGACGAGGTGGAGGATGCTATTAAGTTTTTAAAGGAAAATGAAAATGCAACCATTAAGTTTTATCAAGGAAAAGCCTTTCAGGTGGATCCACCAAACTTTGTCGAATTAGAAGTAACAGCTGCAGACCCTGGTGTAAAGGGCGACACTGCTTCTAATGTCACAAAATCTGCTACTTTAGAAACTGGAGCAGTGATTCAAGTTCCTTTATTTGTTAATGAAGGGGACAAGGTTCGCGTAGATACGAGAACAGGGGATTATATGTCTAGAGTATAA
- a CDS encoding CD1247 N-terminal domain-containing protein has translation MNHLFEKVAYLKGLAEGLNIEENSKDGKIILGIIDALDDFAEAIVMMNEDQEDLTEYVEALDEDLAEVEEELFDEEDDDEDEDIDFMEIECPNCDEEIYVDEDVFYDDEPEVVCPRCSEVIKIDVENTCDHEGCHHHHED, from the coding sequence GTGAATCACTTATTTGAAAAGGTTGCTTATTTAAAAGGCTTAGCAGAAGGATTGAATATTGAAGAGAATTCTAAAGATGGTAAAATCATATTAGGTATTATAGATGCTTTAGATGATTTTGCTGAAGCGATTGTTATGATGAATGAAGACCAAGAGGATTTAACTGAATATGTTGAAGCTTTAGATGAGGATTTAGCAGAAGTAGAAGAGGAATTGTTTGATGAAGAAGATGACGATGAAGACGAAGATATAGACTTCATGGAAATTGAATGTCCAAACTGTGATGAAGAAATTTATGTGGATGAAGACGTATTCTATGATGACGAGCCAGAGGTAGTATGTCCTCGTTGTAGCGAAGTCATAAAGATTGATGTAGAGAACACATGTGATCATGAAGGCTGTCATCATCATCACGAAGATTAA